The following coding sequences lie in one Helicoverpa armigera isolate CAAS_96S chromosome 8, ASM3070526v1, whole genome shotgun sequence genomic window:
- the LOC110383237 gene encoding ubiquitin-like modifier-activating enzyme 1 gives MSSAEVADNSVDPPAKKRKLNTGESRSNNSAMANNGTRVEDEIDESLYSRQLYVLGHDAMRRMASSDVLISGLGGLGLEVAKNVILGGVKSVTLHDERICTIADLSSQFYLSEKSIGQNRALASCEQLAELNHYVPTTAYTGPLTEEFLRKFRVVVLTGASWVEQERVAAITHANDIALIIADTRGLFSRVFCDFGPEFTVVDVTGENPVSAMIADITHEYEAVVTCLDDTRHGLEDGDYVTFSEVQGMTELNGCEPRKIKVLGPYTFSIGDTTNCSKYVRGGIVTQVKMPKKIHFKPLKESFANPEFLIADFGKFDYPQQLHVAFAALYKFEEAEGRLPKPWSDTDVSKFMDYVENIDVFKNGDMELNSELLNTFCKVAAGDLNPMNAAIGGVVAQEVMKACSGKFHPIMQWLYLDAVECLPKDTSLLNEENCKPVGSRYDGQVAVFGKHFQKKLGDLKYFIVGAGAIGCELLKNFAMIGVGAGGGQITVTDMDLIEKSNLNRQFLFRPYDVQKPKSSTAARVIKRMNPDINVVAQENRVCPETESVYDDAFFEALDGVANALDNVDARIYMDRRCVYYRKPLLESGTLGTKGNTQVVVPFLTESYSSSQDPPEKSIPICTLKNFPNAIEHTLQWARDEFEGLFRQAAEHAAQYLRDPYFLDRTLKLPGSQPLDAIESVRNAIHERPLTFDDCITWARLHWEAQYSNQIKQLLYNFPPDQQTTSGAPFWSGPKRCPSPLTFDPSDELHLDYVVAAANLRAHVYGMAPCVDRERIAKVAASIQVPDFSPKSGVKIAVTDAQLQQNNDDMDHDRVKNIIAELPSPAKLGSLKITPLEFEKDDDTNFHMDFIVAASNLRAANYKIPPADRHRSKLIAGKIIPAIATTTSVVAGLVCLELYKLAQGFNTLDVFKNGFVNLALPFFGFSEPIAAPTNSYYEKKWTLWDRFEVKGEITLQQFLDYFKNEHKLEITMLSQGVCMLYSFFMPAAKCQERLNLPMSEVVTKVSKKKLEPHVKALVFELCCNNADGDDVEVPYVKYTLP, from the exons ATGTCTAGTGCTGAAGTCGCCGATAATTCCGTTGACCCCCCGGCGAAAAAGCGGAAACTAAATACAGGAGAATCACGTTCCAACAACTCGGCAATGGCGAACAATGGGACGCGCGTGGAAGATGAGATTGACGAGAGTTTGTACTCGCGGCAGCTATATGTGCTGGGTCACGATGCCATGCGGCGGATGGCCAGCTCGGATGTGCTTATTTCGGGACTCGGGGGTCTCGGATTGGAGGTAGCGAAAAACGTGATCCTCGGCGGAGTGAAGTCGGTAACTCTTCATGACGAGCGGATATGCACCATTGCTGATTTGTCGTCGCAATTCTATCTGTCCGAAAAGTCAATCGGTCAGAACAGGGCTCTGGCGTCATGCGAACAGCTGGCAGAGCTGAACCATTATGTGCCTACTACTGCTTACACGGGCCCCCTCACTGAAGAGTTCCTGCGCAAGTTCCGCGTGGTGGTGCTCACTGGTGCTTCGTGGGTGGAGCAGGAGCGTGTAGCAGCCATTACTCACGCCAACGACATAGCTCTTATTATAGCAGACACTCGAGGCCTGTTCTCCAGGGTGTTCTGTGACTTTGGACCTGAGTTCACAGTGGTTGATGTGACCGGGGAGAACCCGGTGTCAGCCATGATCGCTGACATCACACATGAGTATGAAGCAGTGGTCACCTGTCTGGATGACACCCGTCATGGCTTAGAAGATGGTGACTATGTCACTTTTAGTGag GTCCAAGGCATGACTGAACTGAACGGCTGTGAGCCTCGTAAGATTAAAGTACTTGGCCCCTACACCTTCAGCATTGGTGACACAACCAACTGCTCCAAATATGTCCGAGGTGGTATCGTCACACAAGTGAAAATGCCCAAGAAAATCCACTTCAAGCCTCTGAAGGAATCTTTTGCCAACCCTGAGTTCCTGATTGCCGATTTCGGCAAGTTCGACTACCCTCAACAGCTGCACGTTGCGTTTGCTGCCTTGTACAAGTTTGAGGAGGCTGAAGGTCGTCTGCCAAAGCCATGGAGTGATACAGACGTGTCCAAGTTCATGGACTACGTTGAGAACATTGATGTCTTCAAGAACGGAGATATGGAACTCAACTCAGAGCTGCTTAATACCTTCTGCAAG GTGGCTGCGGGTGACCTGAACCCCATGAACGCTGCTATCGGTGGTGTCGTAGCCCAAGAAGTAATGAAGGCCTGCTCTGGCAAGTTCCACCCCATCATGCAGTGGCTCTACCTGGACGCCGTTGAATGCTTACCCAAGGACACTTCTCTTCTCAATGAAGAGAACTGCAAGCCTGTTGGGTCAAGATATGATGGCCAGGTGGCTGTGTTCGGCAAACACTTCCAGAAGAAGCTTGGTGACCTTAAGTATTTCATTGTTG GCGCTGGCGCCATCGGCTGCGAGCTGCTGAAGAACTTCGCAATGATCGGCGTGGGCGCAGGCGGCGGTCAGATCACCGTCACCGACATGGATCTCATTGAGAAGTCCAACCTCAACCGCCAGTTCCTTTTCAGACCTTATGATGTTCAGAAGCCTAAATCCAGCACTGCTGCTAGG GTTATCAAGCGCATGAACCCCGACATTAACGTGGTAGCCCAAGAGAACCGCGTGTGCCCCGAGACTGAGTCTGTATATGATGATGCGTTCTTCGAAGCCCTGGACGGCGTGGCCAATGCACTGGACAATGTGGACGCTCGCATTTATATGGACAGGCGCTGCGTGTATTACAGGAAGCCGCTGCTGGAAAGCGGTACTCTTGGTACTAAGGGCAATACACAG GTTGTAGTCCCATTCCTGACAGAATCGTACAGCTCCTCCCAAGATCCCCCAGAGAAGAGCATCCCAATCTGCACCCTGAAGAACTTCCCGAATGCCATCGAGCACACCCTGCAGTGGGCTCGTGACGAGTTCGAGGGTCTGTTCCGTCAGGCTGCGGAGCATGCTGCTCAGTATCTGAGAGATCCTTACTTCTTGGATAGGACTCTGAAGTTGCCTGGTAGCCAGCCCCTTGATGCTATTGAGAGTGTTAGG AACGCGATCCACGAGCGTCCTCTGACCTTCGACGACTGCATCACCTGGGCTCGCTTGCACTGGGAGGCTCAGTACTCCAACCAGATCAAACAGCTCCTGTACAACTTCCCGCCCGACCAGCAGACCACTAGCGGAGCCCCGTTCTGGTCCGGTCCCAAGCGCTGCCCCTCGCCTCTAACCTTCGACCCCTCGGATGAACTGCATCTTGACTATGTGGTGGCTGCCGCTAACTTGAGGGCTCATGTGTACGGTATGGCGCCTTGCGTTGATAGAGAGAGAATTGCAAAGGTCGCTGCTAGTATTCAG GTGCCAGATTTCAGCCCTAAATCCGGTGTCAAGATCGCAGTGACAGACGCTCAGCTGCAGCAGAACAACGACGACATGGACCACGACCGAGTGAAGAACATCATCGCGGAACTGCCCTCGCCCGCCAAGCTCGGCAGCCTCAAGATCACGCCCCTCGAGTTCGAGAAGGACGATGACACTAACTTCCACATGGACTTCATCGTAGCCGCCTCCAACCTCCGCGCAGCTAACTACAAGATCCCGCCCGCTGACCGACATCGCTCCAAACTCATCGCCGGCAAGATCATCCCGGCCATCGCCACCACCACCTCCGTCGTCGCCGGCCTCGTCTGCCTCGAGCTCTACAAACTCGCCCAAGGCTTCAACACTCTCGACGTATTCAAAAACGGATTCGTCAATCTAGCTCTTCCCTTCTTCGGATTCTCAGAACCCATAGCTGCTCCAACAAATTCGTATTACGAGAAGAAATGGACCCTCTGGGACCGCTTCGAAGTGAAGGGCGAGATCACTCTCCAACAGTTCCTAGATTACTTCAAGAACGAGCACAAGCTGGAGATTACGATGTTGTCGCAAGGAGTGTGCATGCTGTACTCGTTCTTCATGCCGGCCGCCAAGTGCCAGGAGCGGCTGAACCTGCCCATGTCGGAGGTGGTGACGAAGGTGTCGAAGAAGAAGCTGGAGCCGCACGTGAAGGCGCTGGTGTTCGAGCTGTGCTGCAACAACGCGGACGGCGATGACGTGGAAGTGCCCTACGTGAAGTACACGCTGCCCTAG